In Setaria viridis chromosome 5, Setaria_viridis_v4.0, whole genome shotgun sequence, the genomic stretch gtcatggtaaaggaccaagttgatgtttcatcttgcttaattcaaccatcgtgcaaccacttgaCCGTTGTATGGCCAACGAcctagcataaatcccactagctaaactgttagtcttagggtgagctggtgagcaacgggagcccatggaaaagggataagatctttgtgacttaagTCCTGGTTAAGACCTCGatggtaggtcgttaaccccttggttgctttcgtgtggactagtcagtcttagctaaggtgggtaatggctttgttaggatgcgcaccggcactaaggtgatcgtgttgcggtaccctacttgtgggaaaagtgtacaacctctgcagagttaaaacctatccgggtatccgtgtccacggcattggacgagttatggcttggtcacataactagcacttggagaTGAATGGTTTtgatggcgtgtgttggattttggaagtgtctggTAGTTGTGCCGTgggctatggcggacggggagtccgatagcgataaaatttggatcctttgtgtaggatcaaccccacttattgttcggttactaaaggaaaagctaaaactcttttaaaataaacgcttgcatgtgttgaaaaatctagctttattgcaaatgaaccttagccttatccttgctAATATCTGTGCATAATcgtgattgtatccccctccgtggatggggttggacttgttgagtacttttgtactcacccttgcctcattgctacagaggaagacccggacttcgtcgctaaggacttcgagtaggaggttgtgtccgcacccaatgCTACCTATGGTATTGGCCTTCACAAGATGCTtttgctgccgtgtagtccctagtgctgtcttttggcagtcgcttggctagccgctgttatttatttgcttcttatcgcaGCGTGGCTTTCGCACACACTCCCTCAGGAGTTATACGGtatttgaactatctgttgaataaatgtgttatcagcctcctgggactgatatttgcatcacatttagtcttCGCTGAGGTGTGGACGCTTCAGTTCCATGTGGCTCGTCCACTTTGACCACTCCCGTGTGACTACATCGTGGAAACCTGGAAGGCGTGTCCAGaagtttttgaatttgaaaggCGTTGGGCGTCGAGGTCCAGATTGCTGCGCTAATAGTAGCAGACAGTGGTCTGAGTGTGAAGAGGAGAGCGCGTGCAGTACATGGTCGTTGAAGTATAAATCCCAACTTTCGGTGCAGAACACCATGTCCAGATGTATTAATGTCGGCTAGCGTCTAGCGTTACTCCAGGTGAATTTTCTATTCTGCAAGTGCATTTCTTTTAGACCGCAGTAGTGTAGTGCTGATCGAAAACTCCTCATCAAACGGTGTGCCGTGTAGATGAGATTGAAATCCCCCAAGACAAGCCATCATGTATCGTCAGCCGGCTTTATAGCATGTCGGTGTCGTAGGAAGGCGGGTTTAGTATTTTGCCGTGATGGGCCATATACTGTCGTTAAGCGGAAGGATGATGCGCTGTGCTTGACCACCGTTGGGGCCGAGATGGAGAAGATACCAATGTGGACATCCTCTATGTCGATTACAATGTCATCCCAGAGAATGAGGATCCCTCCCTTTATGCCTATCACCGGTTTGCGGACAAAATTATTCAGGCGGTGTCCCGCTAGGAAGGTAGCTAGAGTTGCATCTATATTTTTTAGCTTCGTTTCCTGTAGGCAAGCTATGTGACACGTTGTTGTCGCTAGTGTTTCGCGCACTGTCAAGCATCTAGCATGGGCGTTTAGATCTCACACATTCCAGCACATAATTTCGAAGTTACCTATCATCTGGATTCATTTTAGTCGCTGACGGTGTTACCACATGCAGGTGGTCTATAAAGGTAGGCTACTGTAGTCGTAGGCGTGTGTCGCATGCAGTTCTTGCCATAAAGGTTCTAGACGGTTTGACGCGCGGTTCTCCCGAAGGTCATGCCCAACAAGGCACGGTTTACAGTTCACATGTTTTGCCCGAAGGTCGATGCCAGCAGGGCTAGTGAGTCATCCtccccgaaggtcgcagccagcagggtgAGGAAGTGGCGAAACAGTGCAGTTTTGTCGCTAAACAGGAGATACAACACGTGCAGGTGATGCGCAGAGGTAGCTTGCGTAGTGGGTATCATAGTGTTCTGCTCCTGCTGCAGGTCGTCCACGACATCGCCCACCGTGCGTAGTACTACGTCATTCATCTGTTCCGCCGCAGCATCATCAAGTTTGAAGAAAGCAGTCATGGCGCATATAATGAACTCCAAAAGGGCTCCCTGGAACATGCTGATGAAGTCTTGCAGGACGCGCTCGATGGGAGCAAACTCATCATCGCCGGTGCCAAGCTTCCTCCATAAGTTTCTCTGCGCTTGTTCGATGGCCATCATCGCCGGTTTCCTCGCCAGGCGAGCGCTTCGACGAACCTCGTTCATGTCAAAAGTACGGCGCTGCTTCGCACGTCAAGCTGGTTGTAGTTGCAGCGCTGGTGGTTTTGTGTTGCTGAAGAGGTCGTGGACGGAAGGTGCTGGTATGGAGTCACCTTGTGGCGGAGCCGGCACGCTGTCTGGAGGCGACGCGAGTGCCTCCTCTGGCGCGGCAACATCGACGTTGCCTGGAGCAGGAGCGCGCTCCGCAGGAGAACTGCGCCAGCTGACAGGCCTAGTTGTCACGGTGCGCATTTGCCCTGTTGGACCGTTGTGGCCTAGGAAGTGGTGGCCCACTGCCACTTGCGCTCGCGACACACTGCATCCTGGCCTCGATGGCCATGGAGCTTGACATTTCTTTCGCGCCCTCTTCCCGGGTGTTCGTAGCCGTCATCGTTGTGGTGCGGCCAGCGGGAGGGCATGTCATCACATGAGCCCTTGCCACCCCCCCGGTTGGCATCGCGATGTCGCCGGTCGTCGTCCTCGCGCTTGCCGCTCCTGTCATGTTCGTCGTGGCTGCCCTCCCGTGGCTCCTATTCCCGCGGTGGCCAGGGAAGCCTTGTGGGGAACTTTGCGTGTGCGTCCGAGGGAGCGTCGCCCGGCACCCCATAGCGCCCGGCGTAGCCCCAGCACGCAGAGTTGAAGTTGGAGGGGTTGTTCACGGCATCGTCAAGGTCGCAAGCCGCCGCGGTGTGGTCCTCCAGCACGCCCAAGTGCAGGACGACCTCATAGCGCACCCCCTGTTGCCAGCGGTCCAGCTGCGATGTGGAGACGGCGATCGATGAAGACTTGTCGGAAGGTTGGTGAGTGAAAATGAGTGACACTCACTTGGGAATTTCACTTGGGTTCACTGTCCAAGCCCATAGATCGGTGTGCCTGGTGTCGGTGGGCTGGACAAGTTCAGAGTTGATAATTTGGAGGGCGCAGCACGTGCCGATGATGCGCTCGACGATGTCCAGTGTGCACACGTGTATCGGAATGCCGTCAATGTGGAGACACACCCAGAAGAAGATGCGCAAGCCGAGCGCGTGGCTTAGGCTGCGCCATGGATGCAAGCATATGTCGATGCCGCGGCCTTGGAAGCGTCCACTGTTGCGTGCTGCAGCACAGTGCGCACTGTCAATGAAGCAGATGAGGAACGGCTCCGTCTGATGCATGGTGACAATGACTTCACCCCTCTGGAGGCGCAGCATGTCCAGAAGGAGATCTTTAATGTCTTTGGCACCAGCGCCGCGTGAGAGCCCATGGGACCAAAGTCGTCTTCTCCCATTCCCTGGCATCTCGCTCAAGGTCAAAGGAGTTAGGGATGATGATGGTCTCCTTGTCAGGGCGGGTGTTTGGGTCGCCAATCGCCATCCGCGATGGTGGAAGGGGCAGCTTCAGAGGTGGcgaaggtggcggtggtggcggacaGGGACGTGTAGTGGCTGGTGTAGTTGGTGGACGAGGATGGGAGGAGGTTAGGGATGGATGGCTtgggtggtgcggcggcggcggtggtagtGGAGAGTGCTTTGGCGGTGCTTGGGGATGAGCTGTGGCAGGTGGTGGGCGGGGATGAGGTTTGGGTGGCCGGTGACGAGGTTGAGCAAGATGGTAAGGACGCTGGTTTCTGCAGAAGAGTGCCCGGTGCCTCAAGCGACGGCAGAGGAAGTAGTGTACAGGGTCTCTGTAGCTGGCCGCGCAGTGGTCTTTGGTGAGACAGGTGAAACACCATCCGACAGTGATGCAATTGAAGGCGTCAAGCGCAATGGTTGTTGCGTGCTTTGACTCCTCATCGCGCTGCCGGTCGCTTCAGGCTGGGTGGGTTGGGGCGGCGTGATGTGCTTTGAATGCTTCCTGCGCCTTGTAGTTGTCATCCATTCCTGGACGGAGGCGTGGTAGCTTGGCTGGAGGGCCTGATGGGGAGCACTGGCGCGCCCATGACTCCTTCTCCCTGAAGTCAGTGCGTCGTGGCCTTGTCAACTCACCGGCTTGAATGCGGCGTCCTTGAGGGCGAGAGGTGTGCTGCCTCTTCGGCCGTTGAGAGTATTGACTCCCCCTAGCTTTACTACCTCCGCATAGGACCTCCATCGATTCGCCGTGAAAAGGGGGCGGATCCTGCCTCGCTGGTGCTGGATCCTGCGCACATACCTTCAAATCCATCGCCGGTGCCTGCGGATCCGGCGTTTCTGACACGGAATCGTCCTCATCGAGGCGGGGTTGCCCATGGCGTggcggccggggggggggggggggggctcgcGGAAGAACTGCTCCCAGAACGATTTTGGGCTATGTGTGGCTGATTCAGTGTAGGGGAGTGGCGCTAGTTCGAAGGGAGGCAGCAGCGGAGGGTGCGCGGTGGTGGGGTTTGCTGGTGGcttggtggcagcggcggcggtggaggacgGGGGTCGGGGTTGGGACGCATGGCGGACCTTCAGCTGCTCCTTGTAAGCCTTCTTCCCCGCGTGCTCTCGTAACGCCGACAGGTGAAAACGACTCGGGGGATCTCACACAGGGCAGTTCCAATGGAAtattgatgatagtttctatgTCTATTAATTACCTTGAAAACTTAGCTTTTTGCTCATGTGACAATGAAGTTAATGTAGAGAGAGAACACACAACTAAGAAATGGTTTCCTTCTCAGAAAATTAAGTCTTCACGGGAATCAACGCACCAAGAAACTAGAGAAATGACATTGGGGAGAAACCATCGATTTCCAACGGCCTCATCTGGATCCAGTGCGCCTGGAACAGGAAGTCCATCAGGCACCGGGCCTCCTTTACGTGCATAGAGGATCTGAtactagaagggagaatgattggttggattttcaTTTAAACTTTAGATAAAAAAATTGGATTGTAAAAGAtaatttcttgatacaatatctAGAATATGAAAACTACTAGTGATTTCTCCCGTGAGGGCATCTCCCGTTAGGAATGCCCTCAGAGTCCGTGCACGGATAACCTCTCCGCCCAGCGTAGCGTCGGCTTATCCCATCCATAGCGTACGTGCCTGAGATCGAACGAACGGCGGATCCCGCGGGCCCAGCCGGGCAGCCAATCGTGTCCACCCGAGCCGAGCACGAGCAGTTCCCAACGGAAAGGGGGAACCGGGGCATGTTCGTTTTGACCCGGGGGCACGTTGGGGCCCGGCATACGATAGTTTACGCGATCCGCACCCACCAACGTTACCAAACTCCGCAACCTACACGGGCTAACTGGCGCGGCGAACTACCTAATCAGGGCTAGATTATTGGCTCGGGATGGATGGAGTGGATTAGAGAACGCCGGGGGCTAGCCACACATGACGGAGCGCTAGGAGAGGAGCACAGCGGGCACAGCTCATGGGGTAGCTAGCCAATCGGTGGCGGTTGCTCCACCAGAATTTGGAAACAAGTACCAAACGGATTCCCCTCCTCATCTCCTCGGCCTTTTTCTAATCATGGACTGGCCCAACGGAATTATGGCTTTCCGGTGCTGCTGTGCTGGGTTAGCTAACCCccaggaggaaaaaaaattgtgtcGACTTCTACTTCTATTGGCGCTAGCTACGACAGTTTGCGTAACTAGCAAACTACTCCACCGAGAATGCCTAGCACATCTGAACTTGGGTGAAATCTGGAGCGCCCCCTGATTTTGGAGTAAATTTTTCGCTTCAAATATTAACCGCCAGTCGGCCGATCATGCTAGTATGAGACTAGCACCCGCGCGGGCGCGGTCAAATGCCGCGCATCTTGTAGGGTCCAGTCAATGGAGGGAGAAATCgggaaataaaaaagaataaaatccaCGCCCCCTCTCTTACTCGCACGCACCGCCTGGCTCCCATATATACGGCGCGCTCCGTTGCCTCCTCGATCTTCCCTTTCATAACCAAGCTAGCGCTCAGAGACTCGAGGGGCAAACTCGACTCGAGCTCAGAGCAGAGGCGTCCGGCAAGAAAcacctgcggcggcgcgggcaagAACCCAAGAAGGCCaggaaggagaagagaagagcAGAGGAAGGCATGGGGAGGTCTCCGTGCTGCGAGAAGGCGCACACGAACAAGGGCGCGTGGACAAAGGAGGAGGACCAGCGCCTGATCGCCTACATCAAGGCGCACGGCGAGGGGTGCTGGCGCTCGCTGCCCAaggccgccggcctcctccgctgCGGCAAGAGCTGCAGGCTGCGCTGGATGAACTACCTCCGCCCGGACCTCAAGCGCGGCAACTTCACCGACGAAGACGACGAGCTCATCATCAAGCTCCACGCCCTGCTCGGCAACAAGTAAGcgacctcttcctctccactcCGCCGCTtcgctctcgctctcgctctctTTCTTTCCGACGGGCGGGTGACTGATCGGGCTCGATCGCGCAGGTGGTCGCTGATCGCGGGGCAGCTGCCCGGCCGGacggacaacgagatcaagaactactggaacacGCACATCAAGCGCAAGCTCCTCAGCCGCGGCATCGACCCGCAGACGCACCGCCCGCTCAGCGGCGggagcgccgctgccgcggccagCGGGCTCACCACGTCCAGCACCGCCGGCttcccgtccccgccgccggcgcccaggcCGGCGCGCCCGGCCATCACCATCCCGCCCAATGCGATGTTCGCGAGGCCCGCGCCGTCGGAGGACGGccacagcagcagcggcgggagCTCGGACGCGCCGCGCTGCCCCGACCTGAACCTCGACCTCGACCTGTCCGTCGGcccgccgtgctcgccgcccaagacgccggccgccgccgcgacgacgcccacctcgcagcagcagcagcagcagcagcagcaacgggcgaccatctgcctgtgctacCACCTCGGCGTCCGCGGCGGGGAGGCCTGCAGCTGCAAGACCGCGTCGCCGGCGGGGTTCCGGTTTCTCAGGCCGCTAGAGGAGGGCCAGTACATATAGGAGGCGTCGTAAAATCACAACAGTAGTCAGGCAGAGGCACACCCAAGAAAAACCTGtaaaaacaacatgaaaaaAGAGAGTTTCTAATGGAGATGACTGATGTGGATGATGAGAGTATCATTTCGCATGTTTCCCTTTTCTTCAGAACCGGATGATTTCCCCCTTTCCATTTCTTGGTTTTGTGTAGGGGCAATGGTTTGGAGCATCTTGTGATTTGCGCATCCGATTCGGCGTATGCTTTGCCATTTGTGCCATGCGGGGATATACCAGTTCGAgaatacatcatcatcatgtggTGTGCTGTTGGTAGGTACACAAAAATTTATGTGGGTGCTCCAAGGAAATAAGAAGAAGAATACTACAAAGATAACATGGTGTGGCAAGTTAGGCACCGAAGAATTTTTGGAGAAACTGACATGGCCTTAGTTTTGCCGGAAAGCTTTCTTTGTTGTTTAACCGTGAGAGTGACTTgaatgaaattgtgaatgtGGCGTTGTAGTGGTAGTTAGCCAACCAACCTAGGTAGGTCGACAGGTAAAAGGACAAGGGGAAAAGTATAAGTAGTAAAACACACAGGATAAACGAGCCGACTGCCTGCTGGATTCGAAGTAATCCTCCGAATTTCCTGCGGAATTAACTTCTGCGAATAGATTCCTTCTCTTTGACTTTTCTGTTTCACATTGTCAGGGACTCAGGGGCAGTGAACTTGGTGGGGTGGAAGTTGATGGTTTTGTGTCATACGTCACTGAGGTTTTGTTCTTATTGAAGCTGCATTCACACGGATAGCGAGATGAACTAAGAATGTAAAACGCAACTGTAAATTGTTCGGAGCTGTTGGCTATACTCCAGTTCCTGGGATGGATCATGAATGGCATGAAACACATTTCATTTTCCAGTGAAAAAGGAGATGAACCATCGGGACCTTCTTTTACTTTTGAGgtttctccaccaccacctgtcAGTCAGCCTGTAAACTGAGTTCTTATCCTTGTGTCAAAACACAAACGGGAGTTTCTTGCGGGTAAGTCCGACGTGGACGTGGATAAATTTTGCTGACCCAATAATCTCCGTTTACTCTACGCCTTGCGGCGATGTGATTTTCAAACCCCTTGACATTGTTGGTTCGTATCACGTACTGCGTGTTGTGCTGGTTTTCGTGTACTACGTACTGTACCTGATGAATTTCCAGACGGAGTTCTGCTTCCATCTCTTTTCTCTTCATCTGAGGCAGCTGGGAAGGAAGGTTGGTTAACGGGTCCCCATCCGAAAAAATTCCATGGGCATGTGCGAGGTCAACAATTGCTTCATCTGCCATCATGTTTGGAACAGGAATATTTGAAGTCGGACACCAGTTTCATTGCCCATTTGCCCCCCGGGATCACATGAGGTCAGGAGATAAATTATGACTCTTCCGCCTACCGCACGTACGCCGTTGATCTCGTGATTTGACCAGCCAGCTCTGCCATGTCGTGTCGTTAATGCTACTAATTGCTTCGCTAGCTAGACTTCCTTCCTACCAAGTACCAGCTCGTTGCATGGTGATGACGGAGCTCACCCAAATGATTTGCCAAACTAATGTAACGTGTTCCTGAAAGCTGCAATGTGAACTCTCCGGGTGGAATGTACCACGACCTTTCTTTTCTAACCTGCGTTTCATGTAATCTAGTCGCCGGGCGTTTACATTCACGATTCAACTCAAAAGTTATAGTACGCAAGGATCTCTGAAACTTCATTTTGGTGGCGTGGAATTCCCTCTCTGAGCTCCCGTACCTTGCACACCATAGCATAGGTTGCTGGCCAGTGACCGGTTAATTGGGGACGCAACGGAACAAaccgttcctttccttcctccGGCTACAGGGCTACAGGTTCTCCGTTCCCGTGCATTTTCCACGCCGATCCCCGTGCGCGAGATACTTGTGGCAGCGACAGATTCCGTTACCTGTTACTTCCCGGACAAGTACCCCTACCAAACCGCTTTTGTTTCCCTCGCCCGACGGCCtgctcatcagtcatcaccgcCACGACGCACGAAGCCCACGCTTCCCGAGTTCCCGCCCACCCGTGTCCGGACACCTCGGTTGCTTGCGCTGCGCGGCGGCCTCCCCTCGCGGCCACCACAAGCTCTCGGCACGGCAGCAAGTTGGCGGAGGCTTTCCCCGCCCGCTTGCCCACCGCCATGCCGTCACCGCGTGTCGCGAGACGGGCGCCCGTGTGGACACGGCAGTGCCGGCCAAAATCGTGACGGGAGCAAGCGGGCGGCGTCGCGCTCCAGCCCCCGAGACCATGATCGCGCGCGCTCTATCTCTATGCCGCGCTGGTGGGTCGTGACTCGTGACGACGCCCGGTGGATTGGTCCGTCTACCTACCAGGGACTGCCGCCATGTTCCCACCACGCAGATCTCCGAATGAATCTGAACTTGCACAGACCGTGCCGGCGTGAGGGGTTCATCAACATGCTGCAGCCTGCTGGGCCTG encodes the following:
- the LOC117855393 gene encoding myb-related protein 308, whose product is MGRSPCCEKAHTNKGAWTKEEDQRLIAYIKAHGEGCWRSLPKAAGLLRCGKSCRLRWMNYLRPDLKRGNFTDEDDELIIKLHALLGNKWSLIAGQLPGRTDNEIKNYWNTHIKRKLLSRGIDPQTHRPLSGGSAAAAASGLTTSSTAGFPSPPPAPRPARPAITIPPNAMFARPAPSEDGHSSSGGSSDAPRCPDLNLDLDLSVGPPCSPPKTPAAAATTPTSQQQQQQQQQRATICLCYHLGVRGGEACSCKTASPAGFRFLRPLEEGQYI